One window of Nocardia nova SH22a genomic DNA carries:
- the rlmB gene encoding 23S rRNA (guanosine(2251)-2'-O)-methyltransferase RlmB, translating into MAGNSQRRGAIRKGGTKKGQTVGSGGQRRRGLEGRGATPPASARKYHPAAKRAAAAAKAAKSGQGSGRPRPGTRKGDDGPELVLGRNPVVECLRAEVPATALYVALGTENDDRLTESVQRAADAGISILEVSRVDLDRMSTNGLHQGMALQVPPYRYAHPDDLLDTARASGTAPLLVALDNISDPRNLGAVIRSVAAFGGHGVVIPQRRSASVTAVAWRTSAGAAARLPVARATNLTRTLKDWAKAGLQVVGLDAGGDTVLDEFDGTTPTVVVVGSEGKGLSRLVRETCDSILSIPMAGPVESLNASVAAGVVLADIARQRR; encoded by the coding sequence ATGGCAGGAAATTCGCAGCGACGAGGTGCGATTCGCAAGGGCGGCACCAAGAAGGGGCAGACCGTCGGCAGCGGCGGTCAGCGCCGCCGCGGGCTGGAGGGGCGCGGCGCCACCCCGCCCGCCTCGGCGCGCAAGTACCACCCCGCGGCCAAGCGGGCCGCCGCGGCGGCGAAGGCGGCCAAGTCCGGGCAGGGCTCCGGCCGCCCCCGCCCCGGCACCCGCAAGGGTGACGACGGGCCCGAATTGGTGCTCGGCCGCAATCCGGTGGTGGAATGCCTGCGGGCCGAGGTGCCCGCGACGGCGCTGTACGTCGCGCTGGGCACCGAGAACGACGACCGGCTCACCGAATCCGTGCAGCGCGCCGCCGACGCCGGTATCTCCATCCTGGAGGTTTCCCGCGTCGACCTGGACCGGATGAGCACCAACGGGCTGCATCAGGGTATGGCCCTGCAGGTACCGCCGTACCGCTACGCGCACCCCGACGATCTGCTCGACACCGCCCGCGCCTCCGGGACCGCGCCGCTGCTGGTGGCGCTGGACAACATCTCCGATCCACGCAATCTGGGCGCGGTGATCCGCTCGGTGGCCGCGTTCGGCGGCCACGGCGTGGTGATCCCGCAGCGTCGCAGCGCCAGCGTCACCGCGGTGGCGTGGCGAACCAGTGCCGGTGCGGCGGCCCGGCTTCCGGTGGCGCGTGCCACCAATCTCACTCGCACACTGAAGGATTGGGCGAAGGCCGGACTGCAGGTGGTGGGGCTCGACGCGGGCGGCGACACCGTTCTCGACGAATTCGACGGCACCACACCGACAGTCGTGGTCGTCGGCTCGGAGGGTAAGGGTTTGTCGCGCCTGGTCCGCGAGACCTGCGACAGCATCCTGAGCATCCCGATGGCCGGTCCGGTCGAGTCCCTCAACGCCTCGGTGGCCGCGGGCGTGGTGCTCGCCGATATCGCCCGT